The sequence CAACAGCGTCGATTTGCCTGCGCCGTTCGGCCCGGTCACGACGAGCCGGCCACGGTGCGACAGCGCGAACGAGATCGGCTGAGCCAACCGACCGCCGACGGTGATGTCATCGACGCTGAGGAGGATGGAGCCGGTCCGGGTGGGAAGGCTCGGGAACCGGAAGTGCTGCGGCGGCTCCGGCACGCTGACCGCGTGCGATTCGAGGGCTTCCTGCCGCCGATGCACGTTCTGCACGAGCGCTCCCGCCCGGGTGGCTCGCCCGTGCTTGTTGGTCCCCTTCTCCGGCCGCCATCCCGAGACGAGCCGGTTCTGCGCGGCGCTGAGGCTGTCTTGCAGGCGGGCGTGCTCGGCCTGCTGGCGGTCGTACTCCTGCTCCCAGCGCTCGCGTTCGGCGAGCCGACCCTCGCGGTAGCCGGCATAGCCGTTGCCGTAGACGCGCGGGCGATCATCCGGCGTCGGGTCGAGGTCGACGATGGTCTCGGCGACGTCGGCGAGCAGGGCTCGATCATGACTCACGACGACGACGCCGCCGTTGCGTGCTCGGAGCTGCATGCTCAAGAACTCGAGCCCGCTGCGGTCCAGGTGGTTGGTGGGCTCATCGAGCAGCAGGAAATCGTCATCGGCGCCCAGGAGGCAGGCGAGCCGCACACGGTACCGCTGACCCACGGAGAGATCAGCGAGCAGACGGGTCTGGTCGGTCACCGCATCGAGTGCTTCGAGCGCGATCTGCACGCGCCGCTCGGCGTCCCACGCATGCAGCGCTTCAGCATCCTCCAATGCGGCCGCGTAGCGCTCCTCGGCGTCGACCTCGCCGTCGGCGAGCGCGCGCGCGGCGGCGTCGAGCGCCGCAAGCGCCGCGAGCGGCTCGGCGATCGCCTCGGCGACCGCCTGCCCCACGGTCCGACCATCGGCGGCGGCCATCTCTTGTTCGGCGACCCCGATCGTGCCGATGCGTTGCACCGTGCCGCGGTCGGGCGTCAGCGTTCCCGCGAGCACCTGCAGGAGCGTCGACTTCCCGCGCCCGTTCTCGCCCACGATCGCGAGGCGTGACGAGGGGGTGATGACGAGGTCGACGTCGGTGAGCACGCGGACGGCTCCGCGGGTCAGGGAGACATTCGAGGCGACGAGCTGCGCGCGGTGGCGCGCCGGATGACGGGTGATCTGGGTGGGCATTCGATTCCTTCGAGAACGCGCACGACCGGCTGTGAAGCAGGCGATGCGCAGGTGACGGCGACCCCAGGGGGTCAGAGACGAGCGGCCGCCGCGGGCTCGGAGGAACTCGACGAGCGCGGTGGGCCTACTCAGCCGTCACAGGAAGTACAAATGCACCGTTGGAGGGTACCGGCAACTCGACGAGCTCGCAACCTCGGGGCGATCACCTCGTCAGCCGTGCTCGAGCACCCTCGTCCACGATCCCCCGCGGCCGGGGCCGCGGCCGCGGGCCTGAGCCGCCGAGCGTTCAGTCGAGCGCAGCGAGCACGCGGGACACCGAGCCGCCGAGGTTCCACTCGCTGGCGAGCGCCTCGAGAAGTTCGCGACGCTCGCCGTCGACGGCGTGCAGCGTCGCGTCGACCGCCGGCAGGTCGAGGTCGCGGACGACCTCGACGACGCGCGGCGCGACGTCGAGGTATCCGCTCGCCGCCGTGAGCTTGGCCCGCACGCCGGCCGACATGCCGGCCGCCCCGCTCGCCGCCGCCTCGCGGATGCCGTCGAGGTCGACGAACGCCTGCAGCAGACCGGCCGCGGTCTTCTCGCCGATGCCGGCGACCCCAGGCAGACCGTCGGAGGTGTCGCCGCGCATGGCCGCGAAGTCCGCGTACTGCGCCGGCAACACGCCGTACTTGCCGACGACCGTCGCATCGGTCACCAGCTCGAGCTTGCTCATGCCGCGCGCGGTGTAGATCACGCGGACACCGGTGGCGTCGTCGACGAGCTGGAACAGGTCGCGGTCGCCGGTCACCACGTCGACGGGCACGGATGCCTCGGTCGCGAGCGTGCCGATGACGTCGTCGGCCTCGTGCTCGGCGGCCCCGACGATCGGGATCTCGAGCACCCCGAGCACCTCGCGGATGAGCGGGATCTGGCGCACGAGCCCGGGTGGCGTCTCCTCGACGTCCGGACCGGCGTCGACCTCGCGCTGGACGCGATGCCCCTTGTAGCTCGGGATGAGCTCGACCCGCCAGGCCGGCCGCCAGTCGTCGTCCCAGCAGGCGACGACCTCGGTCGGCTCGAACTCGGTCACGAGCTTCGCGATCATGTCGAGGAGCCCGCGCACAGCGTTCACGGGCGTGCCGTCGGCCCGCGTGATCGAATCGGGCACGCCGTAGAACGCGCGGAAATACAGCGAGGCGGTGTCGAGGAGCATGAGTCGGTCGGCCACGTGCCGATCCTTCCATGCACGACCCCCGCGCGCACGCGCCCCGCGGGTCTACCGTTGGTCCATGGCGATCGCGACGACCTTCCGTGCCGCGAGGCGGATGCCGCTGCTGCAGGTCGTGAAGGCGGTGGTCGCCACGATCGGCGCGTGGCTCGTCGCGGGTTGGCTGATCCCGACCCCGCTGCCGGTGTTCGGTGCGATCGCCGCGCTCCTCGTCGTCCAGCCGAGCGTGAACCAGTCCTTCGGCAAGGCGATCGAGCGCAGCGTCGGTGTGGTCCTCGGCGTGCTCGTGGCGACGGGGCTCGTCCTGCTGCTCGGCTCGAAGAGCTGGGTGGTGCTCATCGCGATCGCCGCAGCGCTCCTCATCGCCTGGGCGCTGCGCATGACGCCGGGTACGGCGAACCAGGTCGCGATCAGCGCGATGCTCGTGCTCGCCCTCGGCGGCACGACGCCCGACTACGCCCTCGACCGGGTCATCGAGACGCTGATCGGTGCGGCCATCGGCATCGTCGTGAACGCGCTGGTCGTGCCGCCCGTCGCGGTGGCGCCCGCCCGACGCGATCTCGCCCTGCTCGGCGGCGAGCTCGCGGCCTCCCTCGATCGGCTCGCGACGGCGCTCACGACCTCGCAGTCGGCGGCGTCGCTGCAGCAGCTGCTGCTCGAGGCGCGGCTCATGCGGCCCATGCGCGACGCGGCGGATGCCTCGATCGCGACCGGGGAGGAATCGCTCACGCTCAACCCGCGGCGGTCGAGGCATCGCGACGAGCTCCGCGAGATGCGTGTCCTGCTCGATCGGCTCACGCCCATCGTCACGCAGGTGATCGGGATGACCCGCGCGGTCTTCGACCACTACGATCCGTCGCTCATGGATGAGCCGACGGTGCCCGCGATCGCGGAGCAGCTGCGCCGCGCCGGCCACGACGTGCGGCTCGCGGTCCACCTCGCCGACGTCGACCCGCACCCGCCGACCTCGGCCGTGCCCGCGCTGACGTCGCCGCTCGTCATCGCGCCGCCGAAGTCGGAACACTGGATCGTCATCGGCTCGCTCATGGAGGACCTGCGCCGCATCCGTCACGAGCTGGTCGACGACGCTGAGCCGCCGGGCCGGCCACGACCCACCGGCGCGGGCTGACCGCGCGTCGTCGAGACGCGGATGGCCGGGAGACGGTCCCTACTCCGTCTCCCGGCCACCGCGCCCACCCCTGGGTCAGCTCGACGTTCGGCGCTGCC is a genomic window of Agromyces protaetiae containing:
- a CDS encoding ABC-F family ATP-binding cassette domain-containing protein translates to MPTQITRHPARHRAQLVASNVSLTRGAVRVLTDVDLVITPSSRLAIVGENGRGKSTLLQVLAGTLTPDRGTVQRIGTIGVAEQEMAAADGRTVGQAVAEAIAEPLAALAALDAAARALADGEVDAEERYAAALEDAEALHAWDAERRVQIALEALDAVTDQTRLLADLSVGQRYRVRLACLLGADDDFLLLDEPTNHLDRSGLEFLSMQLRARNGGVVVVSHDRALLADVAETIVDLDPTPDDRPRVYGNGYAGYREGRLAERERWEQEYDRQQAEHARLQDSLSAAQNRLVSGWRPEKGTNKHGRATRAGALVQNVHRRQEALESHAVSVPEPPQHFRFPSLPTRTGSILLSVDDITVGGRLAQPISFALSHRGRLVVTGPNGAGKSTLLRVAGGELQPDTGSIRMSQGTRLGFLRQETALPLDRRVSELYATHVGELVSAGVVPQSDAIGLSQLGLLRPREASKRVGELSMGQQRRLDLALVLASRPHVLLLDEPTNHLSIALVDELTAALGATPAAVVLSTHDRQLLRDVADWPHLHLAATAVDEALALG
- a CDS encoding 5'-3' exonuclease, translated to MADRLMLLDTASLYFRAFYGVPDSITRADGTPVNAVRGLLDMIAKLVTEFEPTEVVACWDDDWRPAWRVELIPSYKGHRVQREVDAGPDVEETPPGLVRQIPLIREVLGVLEIPIVGAAEHEADDVIGTLATEASVPVDVVTGDRDLFQLVDDATGVRVIYTARGMSKLELVTDATVVGKYGVLPAQYADFAAMRGDTSDGLPGVAGIGEKTAAGLLQAFVDLDGIREAAASGAAGMSAGVRAKLTAASGYLDVAPRVVEVVRDLDLPAVDATLHAVDGERRELLEALASEWNLGGSVSRVLAALD
- a CDS encoding FUSC family protein, with translation MAIATTFRAARRMPLLQVVKAVVATIGAWLVAGWLIPTPLPVFGAIAALLVVQPSVNQSFGKAIERSVGVVLGVLVATGLVLLLGSKSWVVLIAIAAALLIAWALRMTPGTANQVAISAMLVLALGGTTPDYALDRVIETLIGAAIGIVVNALVVPPVAVAPARRDLALLGGELAASLDRLATALTTSQSAASLQQLLLEARLMRPMRDAADASIATGEESLTLNPRRSRHRDELREMRVLLDRLTPIVTQVIGMTRAVFDHYDPSLMDEPTVPAIAEQLRRAGHDVRLAVHLADVDPHPPTSAVPALTSPLVIAPPKSEHWIVIGSLMEDLRRIRHELVDDAEPPGRPRPTGAG